The following proteins are co-located in the Palaemon carinicauda isolate YSFRI2023 chromosome 30, ASM3689809v2, whole genome shotgun sequence genome:
- the LOC137623453 gene encoding uncharacterized protein: protein MPDVINMDAARASPVSNVHQNPPIGVINGRGIPQGSRLQPKKLVREWKIRAGIWIVGTLMGRLREIVDVMERRKIDVLRLQETKWKGNETRAIEIGYRLYYIGRN from the coding sequence ATGCCTGATGTTATAAATATGGATGCGGCTAGGGCGTCCCCTGTAAGCAACGTGCATCAGAATCCCCCTATTGGCGTGATAAATGGACGAGGGATACCACAGGGTTCAAGACTGCAGCCAAAGAAACtagtgagagaatggaaaatcagAGCGGGTATTTGGATTGTTGGTACACTAATgggaagattgagggagatagtggatgtgatggagaggaggaaGATAGATGTCTTGCGTCTACAGGAGACTAAATGGAAAGGAAATGAAACTAGAGCTATAGAAATTGGGTACAGACTCTATTATATTGGAAGAAATTGA
- the LOC137623454 gene encoding uncharacterized protein: MNGRVEKRRGGYEEKGHIMECGNYSGIKSIEQGLEGLERVLDERLRKIVKIGKQQYGFMRGRVTVYAIFIERQLQEKRLEGNQKLFSAFIYLEVYDIIPREVMFWCLGRGKSQISWLDW; the protein is encoded by the exons atgaatggcagagtggaGAAGAGAAGGGGTGGATATGAGGAG AAAGGTCACATCATGGAATGCGGTAACTACAGTGGAATCAAATCAATAGAGCAAGGTTTAGAAGGtttagagagggtactagatgagaggttgagaaagattgtaaagattggaaaacagcagtatggattcatgagaggGAGAGTGACTGTTTATGCCATCTTTATAgaaaggcagttacaggaaaagagattagagggaaaccagaagctcttcagTGCCTTTATATATTTAGAGGTGTATGAtataataccaagagaagtgatgttttggtgcttgggaagaggaaagtcccagataAGTTGGTTAGACTGGTAG